One Phycisphaerae bacterium RAS2 DNA window includes the following coding sequences:
- a CDS encoding flagellar hook-basal body protein FliE: MSDLGINNLAGLRPLIGASPLKEAEGVGKASPVAKTGAADGKDFKSFLLESLDKVNALQTEANEGVQRLMTGESNNVSEVLTASRKAGIAFDLLMEIRNKLMDAYTEIKQMRV; this comes from the coding sequence ATGTCAGATCTTGGAATCAACAACCTCGCGGGCCTGCGGCCGCTGATCGGCGCGAGTCCGTTGAAGGAGGCCGAAGGCGTCGGCAAGGCGTCGCCGGTCGCGAAGACGGGCGCGGCGGATGGGAAGGACTTCAAGAGCTTTCTGCTCGAAAGCCTCGACAAGGTGAACGCGCTCCAGACCGAGGCGAACGAGGGCGTGCAGCGCCTGATGACGGGCGAATCGAACAACGTGTCGGAAGTGCTGACGGCCAGTCGTAAGGCGGGCATCGCGTTCGACCTGCTGATGGAAATTCGCAACAAGCTGATGGACGCGTACACGGAGATCAAGCAGATGCGGGTGTAG
- the fliF gene encoding Flagellar M-ring protein, with protein sequence MEFLSSQFRQIGEQLRGTTVSQRAAIGLLVVVLVGGMYGLVRWSGQPDWVPLLPQSFTPEQIQSIQASLAVAGERSKVEGDRVLIQGDDSRREQLTAMLAQSGSLPKDTSLGYAALVKASSVFMGDRSRVWMENRGLESELSGVIGRFRGVKEAHVFIEVPQTRGFAGKSTQSRASVHLTLTEGESLDKQRVAAIANFVAGAVSGLDPRSVKITDGARFYRPPEGAGDVSNELLDIQRHAEDYHSQKVYDQLRYIPGVLVNVHAQLRTSEEQIQEKTLGPPAVDNETSRTEETRSASASAGPGVRPNQGRSISDGGTGTSNTKEDTETSLKGERDTKVRSTNHAVGVVEKLTAAINVPRSYLERIASAMGASTGGGKNDDTLIGKIAEAELPKIRALVKPLINATADEQVVVNWYYDMVIPETSAPATQSTGMVALAKYYGAQIGVGVLVLFSLFMLMRMARQGAGAMGRGRPAPAGASIGGGFGGFGGYGDPDGPLQKLSGGTMLVGEAEETDAVMEGHEVDEKTVRTHQIVHQISQMVREDPSSAANIVHHWLQEEK encoded by the coding sequence ATGGAGTTCCTGTCGTCACAATTCAGGCAGATCGGGGAACAGCTTCGCGGCACGACGGTTTCGCAGCGCGCGGCCATCGGTCTGCTCGTGGTGGTGCTGGTCGGCGGCATGTACGGGCTGGTGCGCTGGAGCGGCCAGCCGGACTGGGTGCCGCTTCTGCCGCAATCGTTCACTCCGGAACAGATTCAGTCGATCCAGGCCTCGCTGGCCGTGGCGGGCGAACGGTCAAAGGTGGAGGGGGATCGCGTTCTCATCCAGGGGGATGACAGCCGCCGCGAGCAGTTGACGGCCATGCTGGCGCAGAGCGGCTCGTTGCCGAAGGACACGAGCCTGGGCTACGCCGCGCTGGTGAAGGCGAGCAGCGTGTTCATGGGCGATCGCAGCCGCGTGTGGATGGAGAACCGCGGGCTGGAGTCGGAGTTGTCCGGCGTGATCGGCCGGTTCCGCGGCGTGAAAGAGGCTCATGTCTTTATCGAAGTTCCGCAGACACGGGGGTTCGCGGGCAAGTCGACGCAATCGCGAGCGAGCGTACATCTGACGCTGACGGAGGGTGAATCGCTCGACAAGCAGCGCGTGGCGGCGATTGCGAATTTCGTGGCGGGCGCCGTGAGCGGGCTGGACCCGCGCAGCGTGAAGATCACCGACGGCGCGCGGTTCTACCGTCCGCCGGAGGGCGCGGGGGACGTGTCCAACGAGTTGCTGGACATCCAGCGCCACGCCGAGGACTACCACTCTCAAAAAGTGTACGACCAATTGCGGTACATCCCCGGCGTGCTCGTGAACGTGCATGCACAACTTCGCACGAGCGAGGAACAGATTCAGGAAAAGACCCTCGGCCCGCCCGCGGTGGACAACGAAACGTCTCGCACGGAAGAAACGCGCAGCGCGTCGGCGTCGGCCGGCCCCGGCGTGCGACCGAACCAGGGTCGCAGCATCAGCGACGGTGGGACGGGAACGTCGAACACGAAGGAAGACACCGAGACGAGTCTCAAGGGCGAGCGCGACACAAAGGTGCGCAGCACGAATCACGCCGTGGGCGTGGTGGAGAAGCTGACGGCGGCGATCAACGTACCGCGGAGTTATCTGGAGCGCATCGCGTCGGCGATGGGCGCCTCGACCGGCGGCGGCAAAAACGACGACACGCTGATCGGCAAGATCGCCGAGGCCGAGCTGCCGAAGATCCGCGCGCTGGTGAAGCCGTTGATCAACGCGACCGCGGATGAGCAGGTTGTGGTGAACTGGTATTACGACATGGTGATCCCGGAAACCAGCGCGCCGGCGACGCAGTCCACCGGCATGGTGGCGCTGGCGAAGTATTACGGCGCGCAGATCGGCGTGGGAGTGCTCGTGCTGTTCAGCCTTTTCATGCTGATGCGCATGGCGCGGCAGGGCGCCGGGGCGATGGGGCGAGGCCGGCCCGCGCCGGCGGGTGCGTCGATCGGAGGAGGCTTTGGCGGTTTCGGCGGATATGGTGACCCGGACGGCCCGCTGCAGAAGCTAAGCGGTGGGACGATGCTGGTTGGTGAGGCGGAAGAGACGGATGCCGTGATGGAAGGCCATGAGGTGGATGAGAAGACCGTGCGGACGCACCAGATCGTGCATCAGATCAGCCAGATGGTGCGGGAAGACCCGTCGTCGGCGGCGAACATCGTACATCACTGGTTGCAGGAAGAGAAATAG
- the fliG gene encoding Flagellar motor switch protein FliG, which produces MAARNNRNQKDEEEKQSGLRKAAILLVSLSKETASAILRQLDGDSIEAITREIAHISELDELARQTVIEEFHGLALARRYGEVGGLSYARSLLSTALNKEDSDRIMHTVEHQFNSKPFSFLHKAATENLLTFIQDEHPQTIALILAHLTPDKASEILGGLKEEKQKEVVARISRMEQTSPEVIKEVERGLEHRLSGLVTERLQRVGGVESVAEILNLCDRSTEQGIMEKLGEEDPELVEQIRRLMFVFEDILLVNDKGIQSVLKEVETSELVLAMRTATDELKQKILSNMSERAAQMITEEMEYMGPVRLSDVETAQQKIVDVVRRLEDAGEIIIAGRGGEKELVV; this is translated from the coding sequence ATGGCAGCGCGCAACAACCGCAATCAAAAGGACGAGGAGGAAAAACAGAGCGGCCTGCGCAAGGCGGCGATTCTTCTCGTCAGCCTTAGCAAGGAGACCGCGTCGGCGATCCTGCGCCAACTCGATGGCGATTCGATCGAGGCGATCACGCGGGAGATCGCGCACATCTCGGAGTTGGACGAATTGGCGCGGCAGACCGTGATCGAGGAGTTTCACGGACTGGCGCTCGCGCGGCGGTACGGCGAGGTCGGCGGCTTGTCGTATGCTCGGAGCCTGTTAAGCACGGCGCTGAACAAGGAAGACTCTGATCGGATCATGCACACCGTGGAGCACCAGTTCAACTCCAAGCCGTTCAGTTTCCTGCACAAGGCGGCGACGGAAAACCTGCTGACGTTTATTCAGGACGAACACCCGCAGACGATCGCGCTGATCCTGGCGCACCTGACCCCGGACAAAGCGAGTGAGATTCTCGGCGGGCTGAAAGAGGAAAAGCAGAAAGAAGTCGTTGCGCGCATCTCGCGCATGGAGCAGACCAGCCCCGAGGTCATCAAGGAAGTCGAGCGCGGCCTGGAGCATCGGTTGAGCGGCCTCGTGACGGAGCGGCTGCAGCGCGTCGGCGGGGTGGAGAGCGTCGCCGAGATACTCAATCTGTGCGATCGATCCACCGAGCAGGGCATCATGGAGAAGCTGGGCGAAGAAGACCCCGAGCTGGTCGAGCAGATTCGTCGTCTGATGTTCGTCTTCGAGGACATCCTGCTGGTCAACGACAAGGGCATCCAGTCCGTGCTGAAGGAAGTCGAGACGAGCGAGCTGGTGCTGGCGATGCGCACGGCGACGGACGAACTGAAGCAGAAGATCTTGTCAAACATGTCCGAGCGCGCGGCCCAGATGATCACCGAGGAGATGGAGTACATGGGGCCGGTCCGGCTCTCGGATGTCGAGACGGCGCAGCAGAAGATCGTGGACGTCGTGCGGCGGCTGGAAGATGCGGGCGAGATCATCATCGCCGGCCGCGGCGGCGAGAAGGAACTCGTCGTTTAA
- a CDS encoding flagellar assembly protein H: MTRAIRSVIKAGDARLATRGMYSLDLRDIEHEAAQVLAAARAQAERIIAEARAAAQAQSELTRQTAHREGYAQGQARGQETGHAVALEEARARFAEEHAALGQTLTEALAAFAARREQLYVEARRDGVLLAATIASRAWSRLAEDDSMVTQVAMDAMGEALELVGRATQATVRVNPADAAALERFAASVLGVAQDSAHLRLVADESVARGGVRIETADASVDASINQRLDRVADELVSGWRERLVALGLDTDSAGKPAG; the protein is encoded by the coding sequence ATGACGCGAGCGATTCGGTCGGTGATCAAGGCGGGCGATGCGAGGCTGGCGACGCGCGGCATGTATTCGCTGGATCTGCGCGACATCGAACACGAAGCCGCCCAGGTTCTGGCTGCGGCCCGGGCACAGGCCGAGCGGATTATCGCCGAGGCGCGTGCGGCAGCGCAGGCGCAAAGCGAATTGACCCGGCAGACGGCGCATCGCGAAGGGTATGCACAGGGCCAGGCACGCGGGCAGGAGACCGGTCACGCCGTGGCGCTGGAGGAGGCCCGCGCGCGATTTGCAGAGGAGCACGCCGCACTGGGGCAGACCCTGACCGAGGCGCTCGCTGCATTCGCCGCGCGACGGGAACAGTTGTACGTCGAAGCGCGGCGCGATGGCGTGTTGCTCGCTGCGACGATCGCTTCGCGCGCGTGGTCGCGGCTGGCAGAGGATGACTCGATGGTGACGCAAGTCGCCATGGACGCGATGGGCGAAGCGCTGGAGCTGGTCGGTCGCGCGACGCAGGCGACCGTGCGAGTGAACCCGGCGGATGCGGCGGCGCTGGAGCGTTTCGCGGCGTCCGTGCTTGGGGTCGCGCAGGACAGTGCGCACCTTCGCCTTGTGGCGGATGAATCGGTGGCGCGCGGCGGCGTCCGAATCGAGACGGCCGATGCGTCGGTGGATGCCTCGATCAACCAGCGGCTCGACCGTGTCGCGGATGAATTGGTGAGCGGCTGGCGCGAGCGGCTGGTGGCCCTTGGATTGGACACGGACTCGGCGGGCAAGCCCGCAGGCTAA
- the yscN gene encoding putative ATP synthase YscN, whose product MTVLAEAIETARRADTISVTGRVLSCTGMTICAAGLPVPVGSLCEIDSGSGRSSLAEVIGFREQATLLMPLSSAEGIAKGQSVRHVTSTQKVAVGPGLLGRVLDGMGRPTDGLPAAALDAHYPLHGAAPDAMRRPRIDAPLSVGIRSINAMLTPGCGQRLGVFAGTGVGKSILLGMMARHTSADVAVISLVGERGREVRDFIEKDLGERGLARSVLVVSTSDQSPPLRVRACFVATAIAEYFRDQGANVLLLMDSVTRLAMAARQIGLAAGEPPATKGYPPSVFAMLPRLLERSGRTERGSITGLYTVLVEGDDTNEPVSDAVRGILDGHILLSRRLANRGQYPAVSVLESVSRVMPDVVDAPHLDAAMQVRRLLAVWEEIEDLVNIGAYAAGSNPEYDRAIRMMPAITAFLRQDMDAGVDFETSKAALMALLEEINRPDAPKRQGVETPRSKK is encoded by the coding sequence ATGACGGTGCTGGCGGAAGCGATTGAGACGGCGCGGCGCGCGGACACGATAAGCGTGACCGGGCGCGTCCTGTCTTGCACCGGCATGACAATTTGCGCTGCAGGATTGCCGGTGCCGGTCGGGTCGCTTTGCGAGATTGATTCCGGGAGTGGCCGATCATCGCTGGCCGAGGTGATCGGTTTTCGCGAACAGGCGACGCTGCTGATGCCGCTCTCGAGTGCCGAAGGAATCGCCAAGGGTCAGTCGGTTCGCCATGTGACCAGCACGCAGAAGGTCGCGGTCGGACCGGGCCTGCTCGGGCGGGTGCTGGACGGTATGGGCCGGCCTACCGACGGTCTCCCTGCCGCGGCCCTCGATGCCCACTATCCGTTGCATGGCGCGGCGCCCGATGCCATGCGGCGGCCGCGGATCGACGCGCCGCTGTCAGTCGGGATTCGCTCGATCAACGCGATGCTGACGCCGGGCTGCGGTCAACGGCTGGGTGTGTTCGCGGGCACGGGCGTGGGCAAGAGCATTCTGCTCGGCATGATGGCGCGACACACGTCTGCCGACGTGGCGGTGATTTCGCTGGTCGGAGAGCGCGGTCGCGAGGTACGCGATTTCATCGAGAAGGACCTCGGCGAGCGCGGATTGGCGCGAAGCGTGCTGGTCGTGAGCACGTCGGATCAATCGCCGCCGCTGCGCGTGCGAGCGTGTTTCGTGGCGACGGCGATCGCGGAGTACTTCCGGGATCAGGGCGCGAACGTGCTGCTGCTGATGGACTCGGTGACGCGCCTGGCGATGGCTGCAAGGCAGATCGGCCTGGCCGCCGGCGAGCCCCCGGCGACGAAGGGATATCCGCCGAGCGTCTTCGCGATGCTACCGAGGTTGCTGGAGCGCAGCGGTCGAACCGAACGCGGCAGCATCACAGGGCTTTACACCGTGCTGGTGGAAGGCGACGACACAAACGAGCCGGTGTCCGACGCGGTGCGAGGAATTCTCGATGGGCACATTCTCCTGTCGCGGCGCCTGGCGAATCGCGGGCAGTATCCGGCGGTGAGCGTGCTGGAGAGCGTTAGCCGTGTGATGCCGGACGTGGTGGACGCGCCGCACCTCGATGCGGCCATGCAGGTGCGCCGGCTGCTTGCGGTGTGGGAAGAGATCGAGGACCTGGTGAACATCGGGGCGTACGCGGCGGGGAGCAATCCGGAGTACGACCGGGCGATTCGGATGATGCCGGCGATCACGGCGTTTTTGCGGCAGGACATGGACGCGGGCGTGGACTTCGAGACGTCGAAGGCGGCGCTGATGGCGCTGCTGGAGGAGATCAACAGACCGGACGCACCCAAGCGCCAGGGCGTCGAGACGCCAAGAAGTAAGAAATAG
- a CDS encoding Flagellar FliJ protein encodes MKSRRTYRFETLLKIRRAKEDSARRVVASRLRQIAEVEQRQGALSERIAQETESIRASLGEKNNNLDVEQLRWSRHWLGRLRLGVLEAQAEVAGHRAMLAQERAALSDARKQVSVLDRLKERWRASVIADAQRAEALQLDEMNTARFAIGAGQEVRI; translated from the coding sequence ATGAAATCACGACGTACGTATCGATTCGAAACCCTGTTGAAGATTCGCCGTGCGAAGGAGGACTCGGCCCGGCGCGTGGTGGCGTCGCGGCTGCGCCAGATCGCCGAAGTGGAGCAGCGTCAGGGAGCGTTATCGGAGCGTATCGCGCAGGAAACCGAGTCGATTCGGGCGTCGCTGGGAGAAAAAAACAACAATCTTGACGTGGAGCAATTGCGGTGGTCGCGGCACTGGCTGGGGCGATTGCGGCTGGGCGTTTTGGAGGCGCAGGCCGAAGTTGCAGGTCACCGCGCAATGCTCGCGCAGGAGCGCGCGGCGTTAAGTGACGCCCGGAAGCAGGTCAGCGTGCTGGATCGCCTGAAGGAGCGCTGGCGGGCGTCAGTTATTGCCGACGCGCAGCGCGCCGAAGCGCTGCAGTTGGATGAGATGAACACGGCGCGCTTCGCGATCGGCGCGGGTCAGGAAGTGAGAATCTGA
- a CDS encoding Flagellar hook-length control protein FliK — MEMARLLTQLLRRPAPANNRGASIPFEVASAKPTERSFTRELKQLRSSARDATPARRPEPVKRPEDTSSSHSDKAEAPRDETAPAESTHVEARQDAEAQSAGTIQVAVALAEPVADDAELTSAAPVGEEATGAETGPTTEAQARGAASPWKASLADESKILQATVAGGHPDGPQPELKPLGHAIPIEKLATDKPDLELAEKQKLAASQETGRAGWPGRRFVADTSARHQPQIKSQNPGVPSSSTATDGGQTPGTLSATPGRAEDVIKAIGAVQTSASDSSDGVDTASGSASAGEAAESGAVAQRQAAAKSNSSGETRVDRSGKSPANGASTQGTVNVAGSAAQSSPNSTGVGITSRSREAFDRVSVSRIEGDSAAATLAKTLLTSHNGDASGNSAVGHTASLGENVASSAGNVTSSGERAIATPARSFSAVVSQQSPAAARVAELLLAQKPAASGLDAAVRLLGGASGSGKQEVTLQLDPPELGRMRLEVRMEEQTMSLRVDVQSRAVAKLVETRLPELRDALSAHGISIDKSQVIIRTADAHGGSLGRESDSNANQQPGGHHGGSDGFFSEGQAGRDGGAGQTWRDGWTPAGSADDAWSAAREVAAGEEAGGFDFASPASIRAGAMNLVA; from the coding sequence ATGGAGATGGCCCGACTTCTGACGCAGCTCCTGCGTCGACCAGCGCCGGCGAATAACCGCGGCGCGAGCATTCCCTTCGAAGTCGCATCGGCGAAGCCGACCGAACGCTCGTTCACGCGCGAATTGAAGCAGTTGCGTTCGTCCGCGCGCGACGCCACGCCGGCAAGACGCCCCGAACCGGTCAAACGGCCGGAAGACACGAGCTCGTCACACTCTGACAAGGCAGAGGCACCGCGCGACGAAACAGCACCGGCGGAAAGCACGCACGTTGAAGCACGGCAAGACGCCGAGGCGCAGAGTGCCGGCACGATTCAAGTCGCGGTCGCACTGGCGGAGCCGGTGGCGGATGACGCGGAACTCACCAGCGCTGCTCCGGTTGGCGAAGAAGCGACGGGGGCGGAGACAGGTCCAACGACCGAAGCACAAGCACGCGGCGCGGCCTCGCCATGGAAGGCATCGTTGGCGGATGAATCGAAGATCCTTCAGGCGACGGTTGCTGGCGGGCATCCCGACGGCCCGCAGCCGGAGTTGAAGCCGCTGGGCCACGCGATCCCGATCGAGAAGCTTGCGACCGACAAACCCGACCTGGAACTGGCCGAGAAGCAGAAGCTGGCCGCCTCGCAAGAGACGGGCCGAGCCGGTTGGCCCGGTCGGCGCTTTGTCGCGGACACCAGCGCGAGGCATCAGCCGCAGATCAAGAGCCAGAATCCTGGCGTGCCGTCGTCGTCAACTGCAACGGATGGCGGTCAGACACCGGGCACGTTGAGCGCGACCCCCGGCCGCGCGGAGGATGTCATCAAGGCCATCGGCGCGGTACAGACGAGCGCGTCGGATTCGAGCGATGGGGTGGACACGGCATCCGGTTCGGCATCGGCAGGTGAGGCGGCGGAGAGCGGCGCGGTGGCGCAGCGGCAGGCGGCGGCCAAGTCGAATTCGTCCGGCGAGACGCGGGTCGATCGCAGTGGCAAATCGCCGGCGAACGGAGCGAGCACACAAGGCACAGTGAATGTTGCAGGCAGCGCTGCGCAGTCATCTCCAAATTCAACGGGCGTCGGAATTACGTCCCGGTCACGTGAGGCGTTCGATCGCGTGTCGGTATCGCGGATCGAGGGTGACTCGGCGGCGGCAACGTTGGCCAAAACGCTGCTGACGTCGCACAACGGTGATGCGAGCGGCAATTCCGCCGTGGGGCACACTGCGAGCCTCGGCGAAAACGTCGCGTCGAGTGCCGGTAATGTGACATCATCGGGCGAGCGAGCGATCGCAACCCCGGCTCGGTCTTTCAGCGCGGTCGTGAGTCAGCAAAGCCCGGCCGCGGCGCGCGTGGCGGAACTGCTGCTGGCGCAGAAGCCGGCTGCGAGCGGTTTGGACGCGGCAGTGCGGTTGCTGGGTGGTGCGAGCGGCTCGGGGAAGCAGGAGGTCACGCTTCAACTGGATCCGCCGGAGCTGGGTCGCATGCGCCTGGAAGTGCGCATGGAAGAGCAGACGATGAGCCTGCGCGTGGATGTGCAGAGCCGCGCGGTGGCGAAACTCGTTGAGACTCGCCTGCCGGAGCTGCGCGACGCGTTGAGCGCGCACGGCATATCGATTGACAAATCGCAGGTCATCATTCGCACGGCGGACGCCCACGGCGGCTCGCTCGGGCGCGAGTCGGACTCGAACGCAAATCAGCAGCCGGGCGGGCATCACGGCGGCTCGGACGGGTTCTTCTCCGAGGGTCAGGCCGGTCGCGACGGCGGCGCGGGCCAGACATGGCGCGACGGATGGACCCCCGCGGGATCGGCTGACGATGCGTGGTCGGCCGCGCGCGAAGTGGCTGCGGGCGAAGAGGCCGGCGGATTCGATTTCGCGTCGCCGGCGTCGATTCGAGCCGGCGCGATGAATCTGGTGGCATAG
- a CDS encoding flagellar basal body rod modification protein, whose amino-acid sequence MEASTIGSSTFIPTQRATTRGFDDLKGEDFFALMIAQLQAQDPMKPTDNQQLLDQMSSIRQMEQSAELTATLSALASEQRFGATSGLIGHYVAGRVTDNAGSSTELRGLVIGVRFERGNAILELHNGRSLPASKVEQVTLVENLPPDILAQLQQEMGQVPPADDAADDSTDPVGEDDGAVDDAGGDDDAGDAGAFVASRLRNTPSLTATTNQPGSVKLNAQWTNGGDVLAALLAPNFGLGL is encoded by the coding sequence ATGGAAGCTTCGACGATTGGATCGAGTACGTTCATCCCGACGCAGCGGGCAACGACGCGCGGGTTTGACGATCTCAAGGGCGAGGATTTCTTCGCGCTGATGATCGCGCAGCTGCAGGCGCAGGACCCGATGAAACCGACGGACAACCAGCAGTTGCTCGATCAGATGAGCAGCATCCGGCAGATGGAGCAGTCGGCGGAGCTGACCGCGACGTTGTCGGCGCTGGCATCGGAGCAGCGATTCGGGGCGACGTCGGGTCTCATCGGGCACTACGTCGCGGGCCGCGTGACGGACAACGCGGGCAGTTCGACGGAGCTTCGGGGGCTGGTGATCGGCGTGCGGTTCGAGCGCGGCAATGCGATTCTTGAACTGCACAATGGGCGTTCGCTGCCGGCGAGCAAGGTCGAGCAGGTGACGCTGGTAGAGAATCTGCCGCCGGACATCCTGGCGCAGCTCCAGCAGGAAATGGGACAGGTTCCGCCGGCCGATGACGCCGCCGATGACAGCACCGATCCGGTCGGCGAGGACGACGGCGCGGTGGATGACGCGGGCGGAGACGATGACGCGGGCGATGCCGGGGCGTTCGTCGCCTCGCGCCTGCGAAACACGCCATCGCTCACGGCGACCACGAATCAGCCCGGGTCCGTGAAGCTCAACGCGCAATGGACGAACGGGGGTGACGTGCTGGCGGCCTTGCTCGCGCCGAACTTCGGGCTGGGACTGTAA
- the flgE gene encoding Flagellar hook protein FlgE: MGLTSALYTGLSGLNSSQFRLDVIGDNIANINTVGFKGSRTLFQTQFSRTISGGTKPGEGQGGTNPMQIGLGSAIGAVQRSFLPGSVETTGVPSDLAVEGEGFFVLRTPENENVYTRDGAFSLSADGRLLTQDGFFVQGYAVNSNFELLPGALTDLAIPLGTLTTARATSTARLDGTLNSSGVVATQGTILRSQILHDAADLPITAATALTDVKEPAGVPLLANGDVITVNGVKRGGRDVPTAEFIVGTTGTTVGDFLNWMDEVMGIDTTAGVAGTPGVSVTADGRLEFSGNVGTQNALSIQAGTLTSNGATQLPFSFTEAQAANGESAHTSFILYDSLGTPLRVNVTMVLEQRTTGSSTWRFYATSGDDSDLDFSVGTGTLNFNANGQFVSAPENGIVINRVGTGANDPLPVSLDLTRLNGLTSGASGMVMSFQDGFSSGTLVDYSVGQDGIITGTFTNGLNQTIGQIALATFANPAGLLARANNIYFVGPNSGDARITTPLTLGAGKVSAGTLELSNVDLSREFINLITSSTAFSAASRVITTSDQLLQELLLIARR, translated from the coding sequence ATGGGTTTGACATCAGCACTGTACACGGGCTTGTCGGGTCTGAACTCGAGCCAGTTTCGGCTGGACGTGATCGGCGACAACATTGCGAACATCAACACAGTCGGCTTCAAGGGATCGCGCACGCTGTTCCAGACGCAGTTCTCGCGCACGATCTCGGGCGGCACCAAGCCCGGCGAGGGGCAGGGCGGCACCAACCCGATGCAGATTGGTCTCGGCTCGGCCATCGGCGCCGTGCAGCGCAGTTTCCTGCCCGGCTCGGTCGAAACGACCGGTGTTCCCAGCGATCTCGCGGTCGAAGGCGAGGGCTTTTTTGTTCTCCGTACGCCGGAAAATGAAAACGTCTATACCCGAGACGGCGCGTTCTCATTGAGCGCCGACGGCCGCCTGCTGACGCAGGACGGCTTTTTCGTGCAGGGTTATGCCGTCAACTCCAACTTCGAGCTGCTTCCCGGAGCGCTGACCGACCTTGCGATTCCGCTGGGCACACTGACGACCGCGCGGGCGACGAGCACGGCGCGGCTCGACGGCACGCTGAATTCGAGCGGTGTCGTCGCCACGCAGGGCACAATCCTGCGCTCGCAGATTCTTCACGACGCCGCCGACTTGCCCATCACTGCCGCGACGGCGCTGACGGACGTGAAGGAGCCGGCCGGTGTGCCGTTGCTCGCCAACGGCGATGTCATCACGGTCAACGGCGTGAAGCGCGGCGGCCGCGACGTGCCCACCGCGGAATTCATCGTCGGCACGACCGGCACGACCGTCGGCGATTTCTTAAACTGGATGGACGAGGTGATGGGCATCGACACGACAGCCGGCGTCGCGGGCACACCCGGCGTCTCGGTCACGGCGGACGGGCGGCTGGAATTCAGCGGCAACGTCGGCACACAGAATGCGTTAAGCATTCAGGCCGGCACCCTGACGAGCAACGGCGCGACGCAGTTGCCGTTCTCATTCACCGAGGCGCAGGCCGCCAACGGCGAGAGCGCGCACACGTCGTTCATTCTCTACGACTCGCTTGGTACCCCGCTGCGCGTCAACGTCACGATGGTGCTCGAACAGCGCACGACGGGAAGCAGCACGTGGCGCTTCTACGCGACCTCCGGCGACGACAGCGATCTGGACTTCTCGGTCGGCACGGGCACGCTGAACTTCAACGCCAACGGGCAGTTTGTCAGCGCGCCGGAGAACGGCATCGTCATCAACCGAGTCGGCACCGGCGCCAACGACCCGCTGCCGGTCTCGCTCGACCTGACCCGCCTAAACGGCCTCACATCCGGCGCCTCGGGCATGGTCATGAGTTTCCAGGACGGCTTCTCGTCGGGCACGCTGGTCGACTACAGCGTGGGCCAGGACGGCATCATCACTGGCACGTTCACAAATGGTTTGAACCAGACGATCGGACAGATCGCGCTGGCGACTTTCGCCAACCCGGCCGGTCTGCTGGCGCGGGCAAACAACATTTACTTCGTCGGCCCGAACAGCGGTGACGCACGCATCACGACGCCGCTGACGCTTGGCGCGGGAAAGGTTAGCGCGGGCACGCTGGAGCTCTCCAACGTGGACCTGTCGCGCGAGTTCATCAACCTGATCACGTCGTCCACGGCGTTCTCCGCGGCCAGCCGGGTTATTACCACGTCGGACCAGTTGCTTCAGGAGCTGTTGCTGATCGCGCGGCGGTAA
- the fliN gene encoding Flagellar motor switch protein FliN yields MADQEPNPNPTEPAADAPDSALPPNEAGGDASASAAAMAASQAAASEDSPASTATATATPKKSIAGGAAMDLPEFEPDRAASGTATAATAAIDLLNDVELNVTIELGRAQMLIEDVLKLGEGSVVELDKLAGDPVDVLVNDRLVARGEVLVLNDNFCVRISEIIAPDLEHAAN; encoded by the coding sequence ATGGCCGATCAGGAACCCAACCCCAATCCCACTGAACCGGCGGCCGATGCGCCGGACTCCGCGTTACCGCCAAATGAAGCGGGAGGCGATGCTTCCGCGAGCGCGGCGGCGATGGCGGCATCGCAGGCGGCCGCGAGCGAAGATTCTCCGGCATCGACTGCCACAGCGACCGCGACGCCAAAGAAGAGTATTGCCGGCGGCGCGGCGATGGATTTGCCGGAGTTCGAACCGGATCGCGCGGCGAGCGGGACAGCCACCGCGGCGACCGCGGCCATCGATCTGCTGAATGACGTGGAGCTGAACGTCACCATCGAGCTGGGCCGGGCGCAGATGCTCATCGAAGATGTGCTGAAGCTGGGCGAAGGCTCGGTGGTGGAGCTGGATAAGCTGGCGGGCGATCCGGTGGATGTGCTGGTAAATGACCGGCTCGTGGCGCGCGGTGAAGTGCTCGTGCTCAACGACAATTTCTGCGTCCGCATCAGCGAAATCATCGCGCCGGATCTGGAACACGCGGCCAACTAA